From Diospyros lotus cultivar Yz01 chromosome 4, ASM1463336v1, whole genome shotgun sequence, a single genomic window includes:
- the LOC127799394 gene encoding plasmodesmata-located protein 2-like isoform X3: protein MYQPPWLHLHTQMGLPRKHFPLFSLFLVLFAKLEHFPQAESASDYTTLVYKGCAKQALSDPTGVYSQAISALFGTLIAQSSKSKFFKATTGSGQTTVSGLFQCRGDLSNVDCYNCVSKLPILIDKLCGQLVAARVQLLGCYMLYEIAGFPQVSGMDLLYKTCSGKNAPGSGFEEKRDTALSSLENGIGSGNGFYTTSYSSVYVLGQCEGDLGSADCGDCVKSAVQRSQVECGSSISGQVYLNKCFISYSFYPNGVPKSSSSSSPSSSSSSSTSSASSYDSLSSPSDF from the exons ATGTATCAGCCGCCTTGGCTTCACCTCCACACACAAATGGGTTTACCCAGAAAGCACTTTCccctcttttcccttttcctgGTCCTCTTTGCCAAACTAGAGCACTTCCCACAAGCTGAATCTGCATCTGATTACACCACCCTGGTGTACAAGGGCTGTGCCAAGCAGGCTTTGTCAGATCCAACTGGGGTTTACTCGCAGGCCATCTCAGCCCTGTTTGGCACCTTGATTGCACAGtcttccaaatccaagttctTCAAGGCCACCACTGGCAGCGGCCAAACCACCGTCTCTGGCCTCTTCCAGTGCAGAGGTGACCTCAGTAATGTTGATTGCTACAACTGCGTCAGCAAGCTGCCAATCCTCATTGACAAGCTCTGCGGTCAGCTTGTTGCAGCCAGGGTCCAGCTCTTGGGCTGCTATATGTTGTATGAAATTGCTGGCTTTCCTCAGGTCTCTGGCATGGATCTGCTGTACAAGACTTGCAGTGGGAAGAATGCTCCAGGAAGTGGGTTTGAAGAGAAGAGGGACACTGCCTTGTCATCATTGGAGAATGGGATTGGAAGTGGCAATGGATTCTATACAACAAGCTACTCCTCTGTGTATGTTCTGGGGCAATGTGAAGGAGATTTGGGGTCTGCAGATTGCGGGGACTGTGTGAAAAGTGCTGTTCAGAGATCCCAGGTTGAGTGTGGAAGCTCCATTTCTGGCCAAGTCTATCTCAACAAGTGCTTCATTAGCTATAGTTTCTACCCTAATGGGGTCCCCAAaagttcctcttcttcttctccttcttcttcatcatcatcatcaacatcatCAGCTTCATCATATGATTCCTTATCTTCTCCATCAG ATTTTTGA
- the LOC127799394 gene encoding plasmodesmata-located protein 2-like isoform X1 codes for MYQPPWLHLHTQMGLPRKHFPLFSLFLVLFAKLEHFPQAESASDYTTLVYKGCAKQALSDPTGVYSQAISALFGTLIAQSSKSKFFKATTGSGQTTVSGLFQCRGDLSNVDCYNCVSKLPILIDKLCGQLVAARVQLLGCYMLYEIAGFPQVSGMDLLYKTCSGKNAPGSGFEEKRDTALSSLENGIGSGNGFYTTSYSSVYVLGQCEGDLGSADCGDCVKSAVQRSQVECGSSISGQVYLNKCFISYSFYPNGVPKSSSSSSPSSSSSSSTSSASSYDSLSSPSGSGQDTKKTVAIILGGALGVGFIVICLMFAKGLMKET; via the exons ATGTATCAGCCGCCTTGGCTTCACCTCCACACACAAATGGGTTTACCCAGAAAGCACTTTCccctcttttcccttttcctgGTCCTCTTTGCCAAACTAGAGCACTTCCCACAAGCTGAATCTGCATCTGATTACACCACCCTGGTGTACAAGGGCTGTGCCAAGCAGGCTTTGTCAGATCCAACTGGGGTTTACTCGCAGGCCATCTCAGCCCTGTTTGGCACCTTGATTGCACAGtcttccaaatccaagttctTCAAGGCCACCACTGGCAGCGGCCAAACCACCGTCTCTGGCCTCTTCCAGTGCAGAGGTGACCTCAGTAATGTTGATTGCTACAACTGCGTCAGCAAGCTGCCAATCCTCATTGACAAGCTCTGCGGTCAGCTTGTTGCAGCCAGGGTCCAGCTCTTGGGCTGCTATATGTTGTATGAAATTGCTGGCTTTCCTCAGGTCTCTGGCATGGATCTGCTGTACAAGACTTGCAGTGGGAAGAATGCTCCAGGAAGTGGGTTTGAAGAGAAGAGGGACACTGCCTTGTCATCATTGGAGAATGGGATTGGAAGTGGCAATGGATTCTATACAACAAGCTACTCCTCTGTGTATGTTCTGGGGCAATGTGAAGGAGATTTGGGGTCTGCAGATTGCGGGGACTGTGTGAAAAGTGCTGTTCAGAGATCCCAGGTTGAGTGTGGAAGCTCCATTTCTGGCCAAGTCTATCTCAACAAGTGCTTCATTAGCTATAGTTTCTACCCTAATGGGGTCCCCAAaagttcctcttcttcttctccttcttcttcatcatcatcatcaacatcatCAGCTTCATCATATGATTCCTTATCTTCTCCATCAG GATCAGGGCAAGATACAAAGAAGACAGTAGCTATTATATTAGGAGGAGCACTAGGAGTGGGGTTTATAGTTATTTGCTTGATGTTTGCTAAAGGATTAATGAAAGAAACATGA
- the LOC127799394 gene encoding plasmodesmata-located protein 2-like isoform X2 — translation MYQPPWLHLHTQMGLPRKHFPLFSLFLVLFAKLEHFPQAESASDYTTLVYKGCAKQALSDPTGVYSQAISALFGTLIAQSSKSKFFKATTGSGQTTVSGLFQCRGDLSNVDCYNCVSKLPILIDKLCGQLVAARVQLLGCYMLYEIAGFPQVSGMDLLYKTCSGKNAPGSGFEEKRDTALSSLENGIGSGNGFYTTSYSSVYVLGQCEGDLGSADCGDCVKSAVQRSQVECGSSISGQVYLNKCFISYSFYPNGVPKSSSSSSPSSSSSSSTSSASSYDSLSSPSGQDTKKTVAIILGGALGVGFIVICLMFAKGLMKET, via the exons ATGTATCAGCCGCCTTGGCTTCACCTCCACACACAAATGGGTTTACCCAGAAAGCACTTTCccctcttttcccttttcctgGTCCTCTTTGCCAAACTAGAGCACTTCCCACAAGCTGAATCTGCATCTGATTACACCACCCTGGTGTACAAGGGCTGTGCCAAGCAGGCTTTGTCAGATCCAACTGGGGTTTACTCGCAGGCCATCTCAGCCCTGTTTGGCACCTTGATTGCACAGtcttccaaatccaagttctTCAAGGCCACCACTGGCAGCGGCCAAACCACCGTCTCTGGCCTCTTCCAGTGCAGAGGTGACCTCAGTAATGTTGATTGCTACAACTGCGTCAGCAAGCTGCCAATCCTCATTGACAAGCTCTGCGGTCAGCTTGTTGCAGCCAGGGTCCAGCTCTTGGGCTGCTATATGTTGTATGAAATTGCTGGCTTTCCTCAGGTCTCTGGCATGGATCTGCTGTACAAGACTTGCAGTGGGAAGAATGCTCCAGGAAGTGGGTTTGAAGAGAAGAGGGACACTGCCTTGTCATCATTGGAGAATGGGATTGGAAGTGGCAATGGATTCTATACAACAAGCTACTCCTCTGTGTATGTTCTGGGGCAATGTGAAGGAGATTTGGGGTCTGCAGATTGCGGGGACTGTGTGAAAAGTGCTGTTCAGAGATCCCAGGTTGAGTGTGGAAGCTCCATTTCTGGCCAAGTCTATCTCAACAAGTGCTTCATTAGCTATAGTTTCTACCCTAATGGGGTCCCCAAaagttcctcttcttcttctccttcttcttcatcatcatcatcaacatcatCAGCTTCATCATATGATTCCTTATCTTCTCCATCAG GGCAAGATACAAAGAAGACAGTAGCTATTATATTAGGAGGAGCACTAGGAGTGGGGTTTATAGTTATTTGCTTGATGTTTGCTAAAGGATTAATGAAAGAAACATGA